One segment of Methylotuvimicrobium sp. KM2 DNA contains the following:
- a CDS encoding thioester reductase domain-containing protein has product MTNLSERIAKLTNEQLEFLRQSLKTDRPLAKKDEIDWETEAALDLSIYPKDTKANLGINPQAVLVTGATGFLGTFLVHELAQQTRAKIYCLVRAANTLKALNKLNKNWIKYGFTGLQSNSRIIPVLGDLEKPCLGIQEDLLTQLSEEVDVIYHNGTFVNFVYPYKTLKPANVLGTKEVLRFACTRKTKPVHYVSTISVFGDRSNLSREIVMENEIPPKISCDMGGYAQSKWVAECLVRTAGSRGLPICIYRPSFITGDSSTGIWNSDDFLSRIISACMLLGKAPEEEIFLDTVPVDYVGRTLVYLSGQLESYGKTFHLTNPALLSSRNLIDWVKKSGYPIETISFDLWLNALRAEVGHSINHPFFLLIAIFEQEKKSSDNLTSAMRFFDCRHVLEGLAKSDIQCPDPNEELWHNYFSCFNLVREGQ; this is encoded by the coding sequence ATGACAAACTTATCCGAACGCATCGCTAAACTTACTAACGAGCAACTGGAGTTTCTAAGACAGAGTCTGAAGACTGATCGGCCACTGGCGAAAAAAGATGAAATCGACTGGGAAACCGAAGCCGCATTAGATTTATCGATCTATCCAAAAGACACTAAGGCAAATCTTGGCATTAATCCTCAAGCAGTACTCGTAACAGGGGCCACAGGATTTCTTGGTACGTTTTTGGTGCATGAACTGGCTCAACAGACCCGTGCAAAAATATATTGTTTAGTACGGGCCGCTAATACTCTGAAAGCTCTTAACAAACTAAACAAAAATTGGATAAAGTATGGTTTTACAGGGCTTCAATCGAATAGTCGGATCATTCCGGTTTTGGGTGACTTGGAAAAACCTTGTTTAGGCATTCAAGAAGATCTGCTAACTCAACTTTCTGAGGAAGTCGATGTCATCTATCATAACGGCACCTTTGTCAATTTTGTTTACCCATATAAAACTTTGAAACCGGCCAATGTGCTCGGGACAAAAGAAGTCTTGCGTTTTGCGTGTACAAGGAAAACTAAGCCCGTGCACTATGTTTCAACGATATCGGTCTTTGGAGACCGTTCGAATTTAAGCCGGGAAATAGTGATGGAAAATGAAATCCCACCGAAAATTTCCTGTGATATGGGAGGATATGCCCAAAGCAAATGGGTTGCGGAATGCCTGGTGCGAACTGCCGGTTCTCGAGGGCTTCCGATATGTATTTACCGGCCCTCGTTTATCACCGGGGATAGTTCGACAGGTATTTGGAATAGCGATGACTTTTTAAGCCGTATCATCAGTGCTTGTATGCTTCTAGGTAAGGCACCGGAGGAAGAAATCTTCCTGGATACCGTACCTGTTGATTATGTCGGTCGTACGTTAGTGTATTTGTCAGGCCAACTTGAATCCTACGGTAAAACCTTTCATTTGACTAATCCGGCATTGCTGTCGAGTCGTAATCTGATCGACTGGGTAAAAAAGTCTGGATACCCAATCGAAACCATTTCCTTTGATCTTTGGTTGAATGCTTTGCGCGCTGAGGTCGGTCATTCAATAAACCATCCTTTTTTTCTTCTGATAGCAATTTTTGAACAAGAGAAAAAATCTTCGGATAATTTAACATCTGCAATGCGGTTTTTTGACTGCCGACACGTGCTTGAAGGGCTTGCAAAATCAGACATCCAATGCCCGGATCCTAATGAAGAGTTATGGCACAACTATTTTTCCTGCTTCAATTTGGTCAGAGAAGGGCAGTAA
- a CDS encoding PepSY-associated TM helix domain-containing protein has product MNQHSHTPFQWRRFRHFWLTVHLYIALTIGFVFVILGLTGICNVFYVELEEFSLPPVHQEANARSLPLDEILQIVKAAHPQRQRNWVLLVPGYGNDYVWARYPKPEETADELFAPLQVLIDPYSGKIISEYFWGQTLWTFIYEVHASLLTGKLGVEIGKIGNDTICFLGLFLFISALTGLYLWWPRWGKFKKAVTIKRGASPERFYYDLHKTTGFYSSIILLIIAFTGFSFSYADYIKPLIRGFSAVKEKHLKDPGFKSKVMTNAQSISIAEAIAIADTVFPEAKLCRVETPDGEEGVYIITKRQPGEANHRWARSKVWVDQYSGKVLSVQDPNQFTAGETFFNVLWPLHNGEALGLAGRILWCAMGFAPLVLYISGIIRWLQKRRISLEKHRKMMKRINLEIGGIESGQ; this is encoded by the coding sequence ATGAATCAACATTCTCATACCCCCTTCCAATGGAGGCGTTTCCGTCATTTCTGGCTAACGGTGCATTTGTATATCGCCCTTACGATAGGTTTTGTCTTTGTCATTCTCGGACTAACGGGGATTTGCAATGTTTTCTATGTTGAACTGGAAGAGTTCAGCTTGCCGCCTGTGCATCAGGAAGCCAATGCGCGATCGCTTCCCCTTGATGAAATCCTACAAATCGTTAAAGCCGCTCATCCTCAAAGACAAAGGAACTGGGTGCTTCTTGTGCCAGGCTATGGCAACGATTACGTTTGGGCGCGCTATCCAAAGCCTGAAGAAACCGCTGATGAGTTATTCGCACCGCTCCAGGTTCTGATTGATCCATACAGCGGAAAAATAATTTCGGAGTACTTTTGGGGGCAAACCTTGTGGACGTTCATTTATGAAGTCCATGCCAGTTTGTTGACAGGTAAATTAGGTGTCGAGATCGGGAAAATCGGAAACGATACGATCTGTTTTCTTGGTTTGTTTTTATTTATTTCCGCATTGACCGGGCTTTATTTGTGGTGGCCGCGCTGGGGGAAATTCAAAAAAGCAGTGACTATTAAACGGGGCGCAAGTCCTGAACGGTTTTATTATGATTTGCATAAAACTACGGGATTTTACAGTTCAATTATTTTGCTGATTATCGCCTTTACCGGGTTTTCGTTTAGTTATGCGGATTATATCAAGCCGTTGATACGCGGTTTTTCCGCTGTCAAGGAAAAACATTTAAAAGATCCCGGCTTTAAATCTAAGGTTATGACTAATGCACAGTCAATTTCCATAGCGGAGGCCATTGCAATCGCCGACACAGTATTCCCTGAAGCCAAACTATGCCGAGTGGAAACGCCCGACGGAGAGGAGGGTGTTTACATTATTACCAAGCGGCAACCGGGAGAAGCCAACCACCGTTGGGCGCGCAGCAAAGTATGGGTTGACCAGTATAGCGGCAAGGTATTGTCCGTACAAGACCCTAATCAGTTTACCGCCGGCGAAACGTTTTTCAATGTGCTGTGGCCGCTTCATAACGGCGAAGCCCTCGGGCTTGCAGGCCGTATTTTATGGTGTGCAATGGGTTTCGCACCGTTGGTGCTTTATATCAGCGGCATCATCCGCTGGTTGCAAAAACGACGCATATCTTTGGAAAAGCATCGAAAAATGATGAAGAGAATCAATTTGGAAATCGGAGGAATCGAGAGTGGACAGTAG
- a CDS encoding CapA family protein, which translates to MQLLKHKLEVNEDGWDHEIPTTYFSQPYGFIDCMEWVYNVLINPPVNYCCYKKSDFNSTNINQIIPQIRIGFIGDIMKLNGVEFIISENIKSFFSDTDLLIGNFEGTILRDSCKPVFMGQVHAESILEILSGFFPPSRTVLSCANNHSGDYGWTGFCSSYQLIQDYGFITIGRRDEPSIVIDGKVNIVSCTSWSNQKCNFVATINEADRYFLDDAAFNILYPHWGYEMQLNPKLRQVQQGRELLSKWDMVIGHHSHCPQPIVLHENNLRQKLMAYSLGNFCNNKAIQGRQIGIILKVELGPDQSGAWAAGRVQWEFISISPLNDRSVELSISFRQGLPINGQFI; encoded by the coding sequence ATGCAGTTGTTAAAGCATAAACTAGAAGTAAATGAAGACGGTTGGGACCACGAGATTCCAACGACTTACTTTTCCCAGCCATATGGGTTTATCGATTGCATGGAATGGGTTTATAACGTTTTAATTAATCCTCCAGTAAATTATTGCTGCTATAAAAAATCCGATTTTAATAGTACTAATATAAACCAAATAATTCCTCAGATCAGGATTGGTTTTATCGGTGATATCATGAAATTAAATGGGGTGGAATTTATTATTTCAGAAAATATAAAAAGTTTTTTTTCCGATACGGATCTGCTAATTGGAAACTTTGAAGGAACCATTCTCAGGGATTCATGCAAGCCTGTGTTTATGGGGCAAGTTCATGCCGAAAGTATTTTAGAAATACTGTCCGGCTTCTTTCCACCCAGTAGAACGGTTCTGTCCTGCGCCAACAATCATTCAGGGGATTATGGGTGGACGGGCTTTTGTTCATCTTACCAACTGATACAAGATTATGGTTTTATAACGATAGGGCGAAGAGATGAACCTTCTATTGTGATTGATGGAAAAGTAAATATTGTAAGTTGTACTAGTTGGTCTAACCAAAAATGCAACTTTGTGGCGACGATCAATGAGGCAGACCGGTATTTTCTTGATGATGCCGCGTTTAATATTTTGTATCCACATTGGGGATATGAAATGCAATTGAACCCTAAGTTGCGTCAGGTACAACAAGGCCGTGAGTTATTGTCGAAGTGGGATATGGTTATTGGGCACCATTCGCATTGTCCTCAGCCCATTGTGCTTCATGAAAATAATTTGCGACAAAAATTGATGGCTTATTCATTGGGAAATTTTTGCAACAATAAGGCAATTCAAGGTCGACAAATCGGAATTATCTTAAAGGTTGAGCTTGGCCCTGATCAGTCAGGTGCATGGGCGGCCGGTAGGGTTCAATGGGAGTTTATTTCAATCAGTCCTTTAAATGATCGCAGTGTCGAGTTAAGCATTTCATTTAGGCAAGGCCTACCTATAAATGGTCAGTTTATTTAG
- a CDS encoding penicillin acylase family protein yields MRSKFLLRLAVTVIILFSAGYIALYSLLWMSVPSIDGEYHLSSLNSQVTVAFDEKGIPTIWAKSREDAFRALGFVTARDRLFQMDLLRRHMAGRLAEVMGPALKESDRRHRAMGFEKVASAIVQHLPQDQKQVLEAYAEGVNQAMDSLTVLPPEFLLLGYSPSAWRSEDSLLVVLGMEEDLGWTGDAERRASIIEAALPKSVKSFFMPPIDRYTDKLLNGKASGTPLPSIPENELFALLDDNGRPEHYAGLVTDTPPPKGSNGWVVGPSKTWDGRAILANDMHLSLRVPNIWYRAEMHYGDVRLTGLTLPGVPLIVVGSNGKVAWGFTNIEGDFVDLVSLELNPDDPESYRTPKGFVRFSEREETVRVKGEADFTFKVQTTEWGPVLPEPLLSKRVAVHWAALDPDATDLHLLNLDVVNDVKEAQTIFNRAGGPPLNALAADHQGNIGWTYIGKIPKRFGLNGSVSRSWADGSRGWAGYISPQELPRLLNPSSGFIVNANQRMLGDDYPYVIGHYFGHGHRAYRITERLLDAKNLTERDMFTLQLDTKVEFYRFYQRLALSLLHERNDKVQIRLKQNLANWDGFAELDSVGFAVLVEFRKLLLDAVIAPFMAKCREYDPEFRFSSPMIDEPLQQLLEAKLPTLLPDKIRYRDWDSFLLNLLIQAEDNVSAYHSTDFPDIFAGSEFAFALRAADRTAWHESSAWGAVNQVAIAHPFSSSLPLLKIWLDMPQVALPGCVQCVRMYASGYGASERLVVSPGREGNGILHMPGGQSGYPLSPHYGDQQQAWVEGTALPLEAGETVYRLELVPAPAQLKQD; encoded by the coding sequence ATGAGAAGTAAATTCCTGCTCAGGTTAGCCGTTACGGTTATTATTTTATTTAGTGCCGGTTATATAGCGCTATATAGTTTATTGTGGATGTCTGTGCCATCCATTGACGGAGAATATCATCTATCAAGCCTTAATTCCCAAGTGACAGTGGCATTCGACGAAAAAGGCATCCCCACGATATGGGCAAAATCCCGTGAAGACGCATTTCGTGCGTTAGGCTTTGTAACAGCACGCGACCGTTTGTTTCAGATGGATTTGCTACGCCGGCATATGGCGGGGCGCTTGGCTGAAGTGATGGGTCCGGCATTGAAAGAGTCCGACCGTCGGCATCGGGCGATGGGGTTCGAGAAGGTGGCGAGCGCTATTGTTCAACATCTTCCGCAGGATCAAAAGCAGGTGTTGGAAGCTTATGCGGAAGGCGTCAACCAAGCCATGGACTCTTTAACAGTTTTGCCGCCCGAGTTTTTGTTGTTGGGTTATAGTCCTTCCGCTTGGCGGTCCGAGGACAGCTTACTGGTGGTGTTGGGTATGGAGGAGGATTTAGGCTGGACCGGCGACGCAGAACGCAGAGCCAGTATCATAGAAGCGGCCTTGCCGAAATCGGTAAAGAGCTTTTTTATGCCGCCTATCGATCGATACACTGACAAGCTACTGAACGGCAAAGCATCTGGAACGCCATTACCTTCTATCCCTGAGAATGAACTGTTCGCTTTGTTGGATGATAATGGCCGACCCGAACATTACGCCGGTTTGGTGACGGATACGCCGCCCCCTAAAGGCTCGAACGGCTGGGTGGTTGGGCCGTCAAAGACTTGGGACGGCCGGGCCATCCTAGCTAACGATATGCATTTATCGCTACGGGTTCCGAATATTTGGTATCGGGCCGAAATGCATTATGGGGATGTGCGGCTTACGGGTCTCACTTTGCCCGGTGTTCCACTGATTGTCGTGGGCTCAAATGGTAAAGTGGCCTGGGGATTTACCAATATTGAAGGTGATTTCGTGGATCTGGTGTCGTTGGAGCTTAATCCTGACGATCCTGAAAGCTATCGCACTCCAAAAGGCTTTGTTCGTTTCAGCGAACGCGAGGAAACGGTACGCGTTAAAGGTGAGGCGGATTTTACGTTCAAGGTACAAACCACGGAATGGGGTCCCGTACTACCCGAACCTTTGCTCTCCAAACGGGTGGCGGTGCATTGGGCGGCCCTGGATCCCGATGCTACAGATCTGCACCTGCTTAATTTAGATGTAGTCAACGATGTAAAGGAGGCGCAAACGATATTTAACCGGGCCGGCGGGCCGCCCTTGAACGCGTTGGCGGCGGACCACCAAGGCAACATCGGCTGGACTTACATTGGCAAAATCCCTAAACGCTTCGGGCTGAACGGTTCTGTGAGCCGTTCCTGGGCAGACGGATCAAGAGGTTGGGCTGGCTATATTTCACCGCAAGAACTGCCGCGTCTGCTGAATCCTTCGTCCGGTTTCATCGTTAACGCCAATCAGAGAATGCTGGGTGACGATTATCCCTATGTAATCGGACATTATTTCGGCCATGGGCACCGCGCTTATCGAATTACCGAACGTCTACTTGATGCGAAGAATCTTACCGAACGGGATATGTTTACTTTGCAATTGGATACAAAGGTGGAGTTTTACCGTTTTTATCAACGACTGGCTTTATCTCTTCTGCATGAGAGAAACGATAAAGTGCAAATACGACTTAAACAGAATCTTGCAAACTGGGACGGTTTTGCCGAGTTGGACTCGGTGGGATTCGCTGTTCTGGTGGAGTTTCGTAAGCTGTTGCTTGATGCTGTAATTGCGCCATTCATGGCGAAATGCCGGGAATACGATCCGGAGTTTCGATTCTCCTCACCCATGATAGATGAGCCTTTACAACAATTGTTGGAGGCAAAACTGCCGACATTGCTGCCCGATAAGATCCGTTATCGGGATTGGGATTCGTTTTTGCTTAATTTGCTGATTCAGGCTGAGGATAATGTGTCGGCGTATCATTCAACCGATTTTCCAGACATATTCGCCGGGAGCGAATTTGCATTCGCCCTTAGGGCGGCGGATAGGACAGCTTGGCATGAAAGTTCGGCTTGGGGGGCTGTCAATCAGGTAGCCATAGCCCATCCTTTTTCGTCTTCGTTGCCGTTATTAAAGATCTGGCTGGATATGCCGCAGGTTGCTTTGCCCGGTTGTGTGCAGTGCGTACGCATGTATGCGTCCGGTTACGGAGCCAGTGAGCGGCTGGTAGTGTCGCCGGGGCGTGAAGGTAATGGCATTCTGCATATGCCCGGCGGCCAATCCGGTTATCCGCTCTCGCCTCATTATGGCGATCAACAGCAGGCTTGGGTGGAGGGAACCGCGCTGCCGCTGGAGGCCGGTGAAACAGTCTATCGGCTGGAACTTGTACCGGCACCTGCGCAGTTAAAGCAGGATTAG
- a CDS encoding sulfotransferase family protein, with amino-acid sequence MAQLFFLLQFGQRRAVIMIVTRLIPNSLSRKQTNAVIRDICRSINYESLDKVVARITSTGFVCSGWASLPRWIDIAELRMADNELILSLSTKFDMDFDEVNKLANGLAAQLTDLFNYKTQFFPQKVFCIGWPKTGTTSITQALRILGLFSWHFSPWVIGCSSFSSDVSKVSLNFDSIAEYDALADLPICVLFRELDMSFPGSKFIFTTRPVESWINSAISDIENSIDRTGSMHAAVRWAYGINSIDREVFINRYTLHQKLVSEYFSGRSDILFIDLNEENPWQRLCGFLNLPIPDEPFPFLNRRK; translated from the coding sequence ATGGCACAACTATTTTTCCTGCTTCAATTTGGTCAGAGAAGGGCAGTAATAATGATTGTTACCCGCTTGATTCCAAATAGTTTGTCACGAAAACAAACAAATGCCGTCATTCGAGACATATGCCGATCAATCAATTATGAGTCCCTTGATAAAGTAGTTGCCCGAATAACTTCAACTGGTTTTGTGTGCTCGGGATGGGCAAGTTTGCCGAGATGGATTGATATCGCTGAATTGCGCATGGCCGATAATGAATTGATTTTGTCCTTAAGCACTAAGTTTGATATGGATTTTGATGAAGTTAATAAATTAGCTAATGGGCTTGCCGCACAACTAACCGATTTGTTTAATTATAAGACCCAATTTTTTCCACAGAAAGTTTTTTGTATCGGATGGCCAAAAACGGGTACTACTAGTATAACTCAGGCGCTTAGGATTCTCGGATTGTTTTCTTGGCATTTTTCACCTTGGGTAATCGGTTGCTCATCTTTTAGCAGTGACGTTTCTAAGGTTTCGTTAAATTTTGATTCCATAGCCGAATATGATGCCTTGGCGGATCTTCCGATTTGTGTATTGTTTCGAGAATTAGATATGTCCTTCCCTGGAAGTAAGTTCATTTTTACCACTCGCCCTGTCGAAAGTTGGATTAATAGCGCCATTTCAGATATTGAAAATAGTATTGACCGGACCGGAAGCATGCACGCGGCAGTTCGTTGGGCCTATGGCATTAATAGTATCGATAGGGAAGTTTTTATCAACAGATATACATTACATCAAAAATTAGTATCAGAATATTTTTCCGGCCGGTCGGATATTCTGTTTATCGATCTTAATGAAGAAAACCCATGGCAAAGATTATGTGGCTTTTTAAATCTTCCTATTCCCGATGAGCCTTTTCCATTTCTAAATCGGAGGAAGTGA
- a CDS encoding amino acid adenylation domain-containing protein has protein sequence MDSRSNLSQEKTELSQAKRMLLENRLRGRNLSVSEDSVISKRGMHYAPLSMTQQRLWLLYQLDPGSPSYNYSTALRLTGKLNVPVLKKCINEIIRRHEVLRTTIAEINGQPTQIVVSEITLPFQIYDLSQLPESHQETESVRLAKEEGKKPFDLLNGPLLRVVLIRLGKQEQENEWMLLFTVHHIAYDGWSAGVLLREFGVIYQSFLRNDPSPLQELPIQYADFSYWQLNWIQGRRLDQQLAYWKKQLADCPRLLDLPTDHSRPSVRSFQGATYTFAMSPELIARLHNLSRLYDVTLFTVLLAVFKILLFRYSGEKDICVGVPMAGRTKPALENLIGFFVNTVVIRTKIDDNSCVKDLIKQIMESTLEAQENQDIPFDKLVEELQPQRNSSSNPFFQVMFVMHNVPMRALELPSLTLEKIELDYEISKFDLVLHVTERGGLEGTFEYNTELFERASIVRIAEHLEMLLEAIPTLPDLRLCNLPLLTESEVYRLTEWNATAEFFPEDQCLHTLFEAQALKHPERTAVACGGKKLSYAELNERANCLARHLRKCGVGPEIQVALCVERSVEAVIGLIGILKAGGVYVPMDPSHPAERIVELLADCNASLLLTQDRLLTRFTENIPEVMCIDSDLLTDPERIDDDLQVAIHPLNAAYIIYTSGSTGKPKGVVISHKNAVASTYARFSYYPEQPDSFLLLSPFAFDSSIAGIFWTLSSGGRLCIPPEGDHQDPNTLVKIIDREELSHILCSPSFYSFLLDYAKQGQLNSLRTAIVAGEICTPTLAATHLSHLPTTRLYNEYGPTEATVWSSVYEIDSIDTLYNQRIPIGHPIANIQLYILDDYLNRVPPGVPGEIYIGGTGIARGYYYSSDMTADRFIPNPFSGTGARIYRTGDKARFLPDGNIEFLGRVDHQVKIRGFRIELSEIETRLLRHPQVKDAVVIAYGDQTDVKLAAYIVPSCAVREQQTAGESKTLFNELRDFLKNALPNYMVPAAFIGLDKLPLNSNGKIDASALPIPDLAAQISCHYVAPCTSLEAQLAELWASQLGIEQVGTYDNFFDLGGHSLSVVQIIKRMREFHGIDLSVTDLFNAPTVSEMSHLISLRKLTQREMDEVDAIFNDLVEIPKKHALQLLDEIASLRSQKTSQ, from the coding sequence GTGGACAGTAGATCGAACTTATCGCAGGAAAAAACAGAACTTTCCCAAGCCAAAAGAATGCTCTTGGAAAACCGGCTACGAGGGAGAAACCTTTCTGTCTCTGAAGATTCGGTTATTTCAAAGAGAGGCATGCATTACGCGCCATTGTCAATGACGCAGCAAAGATTGTGGTTGTTATACCAATTAGACCCGGGCAGTCCAAGCTATAACTATTCAACCGCATTGCGTCTTACCGGCAAACTCAATGTACCTGTTTTGAAGAAATGTATTAATGAAATTATTCGTCGTCACGAAGTACTTCGAACCACTATTGCCGAAATTAATGGACAACCGACACAGATTGTTGTTTCTGAGATCACACTTCCTTTTCAAATTTATGACTTAAGCCAATTACCTGAATCGCACCAAGAGACAGAGTCTGTTCGTTTGGCTAAGGAAGAGGGGAAGAAACCATTTGATTTATTGAACGGGCCTTTGCTAAGGGTTGTTTTGATTCGTCTAGGTAAGCAGGAACAAGAAAATGAATGGATGCTTCTGTTTACCGTACACCATATCGCTTACGACGGTTGGTCTGCCGGAGTATTGCTTAGAGAATTTGGTGTTATTTATCAATCCTTTTTAAGAAATGATCCTTCGCCTTTGCAGGAATTACCTATCCAGTATGCGGATTTTTCTTATTGGCAGCTCAATTGGATACAAGGGCGGCGACTGGATCAACAATTGGCTTACTGGAAAAAGCAACTTGCGGATTGCCCAAGATTGCTCGATTTACCGACAGACCATTCCCGCCCTTCTGTACGCAGCTTCCAAGGCGCGACTTATACCTTTGCCATGTCACCGGAATTAATTGCTCGGTTGCATAATTTGAGTCGCTTGTATGATGTAACACTCTTTACTGTATTACTTGCGGTCTTCAAGATTCTTCTCTTTCGCTATAGTGGCGAAAAAGATATTTGTGTGGGCGTGCCAATGGCAGGACGAACAAAACCCGCGTTAGAAAATTTGATAGGTTTTTTTGTCAATACCGTGGTAATCCGAACTAAAATTGATGACAACTCCTGTGTTAAAGATCTGATCAAACAGATAATGGAGTCGACACTGGAAGCCCAAGAGAATCAAGATATACCTTTTGATAAGCTGGTAGAGGAGTTACAACCCCAGCGAAATTCAAGTAGTAATCCATTTTTTCAGGTGATGTTCGTAATGCACAATGTTCCAATGCGCGCATTGGAATTGCCTTCTCTCACGCTTGAAAAAATTGAATTGGATTATGAAATTTCTAAGTTCGATCTAGTTCTCCACGTTACCGAAAGGGGAGGGCTTGAGGGGACTTTTGAATACAACACTGAATTATTTGAACGGGCTTCTATTGTCAGGATTGCCGAGCACCTGGAAATGCTATTGGAAGCAATACCAACGCTTCCGGATTTGCGATTGTGTAACTTACCTTTGTTGACGGAATCTGAAGTTTATAGGTTAACCGAGTGGAATGCGACGGCTGAGTTTTTTCCGGAAGATCAATGCTTGCACACGCTATTCGAGGCACAAGCTTTAAAACACCCGGAACGCACCGCAGTGGCCTGCGGTGGGAAAAAACTATCATATGCTGAATTGAATGAGCGGGCAAATTGCTTGGCCAGACATTTGAGGAAATGTGGGGTGGGGCCGGAAATACAAGTTGCTTTGTGTGTGGAACGATCAGTCGAAGCAGTGATTGGCCTAATCGGTATCCTCAAAGCTGGGGGAGTATACGTACCCATGGATCCATCTCACCCGGCGGAACGAATCGTCGAATTATTAGCCGATTGTAATGCTTCATTATTACTGACCCAAGATCGATTGTTAACGAGATTTACGGAAAACATTCCGGAAGTCATGTGCATTGACAGTGACTTGCTAACGGATCCCGAGCGGATAGATGATGATCTGCAGGTAGCCATTCATCCTTTAAATGCTGCCTATATTATTTACACATCCGGTTCAACGGGTAAGCCGAAGGGCGTCGTCATAAGCCATAAAAATGCAGTGGCTTCGACCTACGCCCGATTCAGTTATTATCCAGAACAGCCTGACAGTTTCTTATTATTGTCCCCTTTCGCTTTCGACAGCTCAATCGCAGGTATTTTCTGGACATTGTCTTCGGGAGGCAGACTGTGCATTCCACCCGAAGGCGATCATCAAGATCCTAATACATTAGTGAAGATAATTGATCGGGAAGAACTGAGTCATATACTTTGTTCACCCTCTTTCTATAGCTTTTTATTGGATTATGCAAAGCAAGGGCAATTAAATAGCTTGCGTACAGCGATTGTAGCCGGCGAGATATGCACACCAACTTTGGCTGCAACACATTTGAGCCACCTCCCAACAACACGGCTTTACAATGAATATGGGCCAACGGAAGCAACCGTTTGGAGCAGTGTCTATGAAATTGATTCCATTGATACCCTATATAACCAGCGTATTCCCATAGGTCATCCGATAGCTAATATCCAGTTATATATTTTGGACGATTATCTTAATCGAGTTCCTCCAGGTGTTCCGGGAGAAATTTACATAGGCGGTACCGGTATAGCAAGGGGATATTATTACAGTTCCGACATGACTGCCGACCGGTTTATACCAAATCCGTTTTCTGGGACAGGTGCTCGTATCTATCGTACCGGCGATAAAGCCCGTTTTCTTCCTGATGGTAATATCGAATTTCTGGGACGGGTCGACCATCAAGTTAAGATTCGTGGTTTCCGCATTGAATTGAGTGAGATTGAAACTCGATTGCTTAGGCATCCCCAGGTTAAGGATGCAGTGGTGATCGCCTACGGAGACCAAACCGACGTCAAACTGGCCGCCTATATTGTGCCATCTTGTGCAGTGCGGGAGCAGCAGACCGCCGGGGAATCCAAGACGCTTTTTAACGAGCTACGCGATTTCCTGAAAAACGCCCTTCCTAATTATATGGTCCCGGCTGCCTTCATCGGTTTGGATAAACTGCCGTTAAATTCTAATGGAAAAATAGATGCCAGTGCTTTACCAATACCTGATCTCGCCGCACAGATTTCTTGCCACTATGTTGCACCATGCACATCTCTTGAAGCACAGCTAGCCGAACTTTGGGCTAGCCAGTTGGGTATAGAGCAAGTCGGGACTTATGACAATTTCTTTGATCTGGGCGGCCACTCGTTGTCCGTAGTACAAATCATCAAACGAATGCGGGAATTCCATGGAATAGATTTATCTGTAACGGACTTATTCAATGCTCCCACTGTATCGGAAATGTCCCATCTGATCTCTCTTCGAAAGTTAACACAACGGGAGATGGACGAGGTAGATGCTATATTCAATGACCTTGTAGAGATTCCGAAGAAACATGCATTGCAGTTATTGGATGAGATTGCAAGCTTAAGAAGCCAGAAGACAAGCCAATGA
- a CDS encoding ABC transporter transmembrane domain-containing protein produces MVSLFSYLLRCSKLRLFIAVFAEMISGLSGVALLAVINSVVQHQASINFFGSVFAGLCISYYLSAQLCSEYILTYLGQNAIRDLRLKLSHEILELPLAKLQELGSEKVLVNLTKDVSAISEAFMKKPLLCVNVAVIIKCIGYLGWLSIDLLWVVIGALFNGVIKLYQCLGEKP; encoded by the coding sequence ATGGTCAGTTTATTTAGTTATCTTTTGCGATGCTCCAAGTTACGATTATTCATCGCGGTTTTTGCAGAGATGATTAGCGGCCTGAGCGGTGTAGCACTGCTTGCTGTAATCAACAGTGTGGTACAACATCAAGCTTCGATTAATTTTTTTGGGTCCGTATTCGCCGGTTTATGTATTAGTTATTACCTTAGTGCCCAGCTCTGTTCGGAATACATTTTGACCTATCTCGGACAGAATGCGATCCGTGATCTACGGCTTAAGTTAAGTCACGAAATACTTGAATTGCCGTTAGCAAAGCTGCAGGAATTGGGTTCAGAAAAAGTATTGGTGAATTTGACTAAGGATGTATCCGCGATTTCCGAAGCGTTTATGAAGAAACCGCTCTTATGTGTGAATGTTGCCGTGATTATAAAGTGCATCGGCTATCTCGGATGGTTATCAATTGATTTACTTTGGGTCGTTATTGGAGCCTTATTTAATGGTGTCATCAAATTATATCAGTGTTTAGGCGAGAAACCATGA